A single region of the Nicotiana sylvestris chromosome 6, ASM39365v2, whole genome shotgun sequence genome encodes:
- the LOC104223381 gene encoding uncharacterized protein, whose translation MYFDGIAHREGAGAGIVFITSQGEVLPYSFTLTQRCSNNVAEYQALILGLEMAVDIKQLQLQVFGDSKLVINQILGSYEVKKPELVLYHKYAQRLVSWLGEVTFQHVPRKKNKRADALAALASTLSLPGQTQVVVCQGWVVPPPNDYEEEESEAENILFLRLKLKTGDNH comes from the coding sequence atgtattttgatggCATTGCACATCGTGAAGGAGCTGGCGCTGGAATAGTGTTTATCACTTCTCAAGGAGAAGTTTTGCCATATTCTTTCACTTTGACACAACGGTGCTCCAATAATGTTGCTGAATATCAAGCGCtcatacttgggcttgaaatggctgTGGATATCAAACAATTGCAATTACAAGTATTTGGAGACTCCAAATTAGTGATCAATCAGATTTTGGGTAGCTATGAGGTTAAGAAGCCAGAATTGGTGCTATATCACAAATATGCTCAAAGATTGGTAAGTTGGCTTGGAGAGGTAACTTTTCAACACGTGCCgagaaagaaaaataagagaGCTGATGCATTAGCAGCCTTAGCTTCTACATTATCTTTGCCTGGTCAGACACAAGTCGTTGTTTGCCAAGGATGGGTAGTTCCTCCACCAAATGACTATGAGGAAGAAGAAAGCGAAGCTGAGAATATTCTGTTCTTAAGGTTGAAATTAAAGACTGGAGACAACCACTAA
- the LOC104223380 gene encoding uncharacterized protein: MDPVRCTKFFESTIFDAILESHETTQHVVPSAVHAATAQYEDSRKSLELRYGVEIPLDAMQAACEILERISPKVGVVQLLEEAATKLRKDFDCDSEQKDLDFYEFLFNRAFVESREMMKEKDPSLSDMLPCASDKFSASCCTRHLISPSFLSIVSYMSYHFITQLSQVKKELEEVKGALEAFTNRRPAPLRGQGQHHNTVVRHKYLVHLAHLLRILYGAQEQGNWDGFTKAIRDLHGDFSALSETIDIRFAQHLTVTPRIVAEVASSITGVPRNFFPAPFQLPVELLVQRLSRKLVGLDNQLRAIINAMSIHKLGSRPLYSFLLLSPSGHGKTALAEALAKEMFDNRIVEYKVAGLTENDFIVRLFSCPFLVVDESEGASDSTVRLISSCVLVFDNVDKANTALYDIFLQILESGSYVDACGRQIVFSNTLILFTSRVEFPRCGCAREVWETSFEPPFKGLLKSVGGVQQPWWCDCNFHERLADVRFSVDKNLIMAYSNCILWEAALL; this comes from the exons ATGGACCCTGTACGGTGCACAAAGTTTTTTGAGTCTACTATTTTTGATGCGATCTTGGAATCTCACGAAACAACCCAGCATGTTGTGCCATCTGCTGTGCATGCTGCCACTGCGCAGTACGAAGACAGTCGGAAGAGCTTAGAATTACGTTACGGTGTTGAAATTCCCCTCGATGCTATGCAAGCCGCTTGTGAAATCCTTGAGCGCATCTCGCCAAAAGTTGGAGTGGTTCAGCTGTTGGAAGAAGCTGCCACTAAGTTGAGGAAAGACTTTGACTGCGATTCAGAACAGAAAGACCTTGATTTCTACGAGTTTCTGTTTAATCGTGCCTTTGTTGAGTCAAGGGAGATGATGAAGGAGAAGGATCCTTCACTGTCTGACATGCTTCCTTGCGCAAGTGACAAATTTTCTGCTTCATGTTGCACAAGGCACCTTATATCTCCCTCTTTCTTGTCCATTGTTTCCTATATGTCTTATCATTTCATTACCCAACTTTCCCAGGTGAAAAAAGAACTAGAGGAGGTGAAAGGTGCCCTGGAAGCTTTTACAAACCGCAGGCCTGCCCCTCTACGTGGTCAAGGTCAACATCACAACACAGTGGTTAGACATAAATATTTAGTACATCTAGCACATCTGCTCCGTATTCTTTATGGTGCCCAAGAACAGGGTAACTGGGACGGTTTCACCAAGGCCATTCGAGATCTCCATGGTGATTTTTCTGCACTTTCGGAAACTATAGATATAAGGTTTGCACAGCATCTCACCGTCACTCCTCGCATCGTTGCAGAG GTTGCTAGCTCAATCACGGGTGTTCCAAGAAATTTCTTTCCTGCTCCGTTCCAGTTGCCCGTTGAACTCCTTGTGCAAAGATTGTCAAGGAAACTTGTGGGTCTGGATAATCAACTTAGGGCCATAATAAATGCAATGTCAATCCATAAGCTTGGATCACGCCCTTTGTACTCTTTCCTCTTGTTAAGTCCTTCAGGTCATGGAAAGACAGCACTTGCTGAGGCGCTTGCAAAAGAGATGTTTGATAATAGGATTGTCGAATATAAGGTGGCTGGTTTAACAGAAAATGATTTTATAGTACGGCTTTTCTCATGTCCGTTCTTGGT TGTTGACGAGTCAGAGGGGGCTAGCGACTCAACAGTCCGTCTTATTTCGAGCTGTGTGTTAGTGTTTGATAACGTTGACAAAGCAAACACTGCACTCTACGACATTTTCCTACAGATTCTAGAGAGTGGGTCATATGTCGATGCCTGTGGAAGGCAGATTGTATTTTCTAACACACTGATTCTCTTCACATCACGTGTGGAGTTCCCCAGGTGCGGCTGTGCAAGAGAAGTTTGGGAAACTTCCTTTGAGCCCCCTTTCAAGGGGTTGTTAAAGAGTGTAGGGGGAGTACAACAGCCGTGGTGGTGCGATTGCAATTTTCATGAACGTCTGGCTGATGTGAGATTTTCTGTAGATAAAAACTTGATAATGGCTTATTCCAACTGCATTTTGTGGGAGGCTGCTTTGTTGTAA